From a single Collibacillus ludicampi genomic region:
- a CDS encoding DegT/DnrJ/EryC1/StrS family aminotransferase, which produces MFVPLSNPDITDHERKMVMDVLSTSTLSIGPWVLEFEKRIADYVGVKHAIAVNSGTSGLHLIVRALDIRDGDEVITTPFSFVASSNCLLFERAKPVFVDIDPDTMNIDVKKIEEKITEKTKAILPVHVFGQPTDMEEILKISEKYNLPIIEDACEAIGAEYKGKKAGAMGKAGVFAFYPNKQITTGEGGIIVTNDDELARLCRSMRNQGRGEGNAWLAHERLGFNYRMDELSAALGVAQLDRIDEILSKREAVAQRYNKYFENVNGVIVPYVSPEVKMSWFVYVIRFAEEFDRASIMRSLHEKGIGCRPYFSPIHLQPFYRKEFGFKPGDFPITERVSQTTLAIPFFNNLSDEQALYVVETIKECINNHAD; this is translated from the coding sequence ATGTTCGTGCCTTTATCAAATCCTGATATTACCGACCATGAACGCAAGATGGTGATGGACGTATTATCGACGTCAACCTTGAGTATTGGACCATGGGTCTTGGAGTTTGAGAAACGAATAGCGGATTATGTAGGTGTCAAACATGCGATTGCGGTAAATAGCGGAACAAGTGGTCTTCATCTGATAGTTCGTGCATTGGATATTCGCGATGGAGATGAGGTTATTACGACCCCGTTCAGTTTTGTAGCTTCGAGCAATTGTCTGCTTTTTGAAAGGGCTAAACCTGTTTTTGTAGATATCGATCCAGATACGATGAATATCGACGTAAAAAAAATCGAGGAAAAAATTACAGAAAAAACGAAAGCGATTCTTCCTGTACATGTATTTGGTCAACCGACAGACATGGAAGAAATATTAAAAATTAGCGAGAAGTATAATCTTCCTATCATCGAGGATGCTTGCGAGGCCATCGGCGCGGAGTATAAAGGGAAAAAAGCTGGGGCCATGGGCAAGGCTGGGGTATTTGCTTTCTATCCGAATAAACAAATAACGACGGGAGAGGGCGGTATCATTGTGACAAATGATGACGAACTGGCCCGTTTGTGCCGGAGCATGAGAAACCAGGGAAGAGGAGAAGGTAATGCGTGGCTTGCCCATGAGCGCTTAGGATTCAATTATCGCATGGACGAGTTGAGTGCCGCGTTAGGAGTGGCACAGTTGGACAGGATCGATGAGATACTCTCGAAAAGAGAGGCAGTAGCGCAGCGCTATAATAAATACTTTGAAAATGTAAATGGCGTAATTGTCCCTTACGTCTCTCCCGAAGTAAAAATGAGTTGGTTTGTTTACGTGATTCGCTTTGCAGAAGAGTTCGACAGGGCTTCAATCATGCGAAGTCTTCATGAGAAGGGAATTGGATGTCGTCCATATTTTTCCCCCATTCATTTGCAACCTTTTTATAGAAAAGAATTTGGATTTAAGCCCGGAGATTTTCCTATTACTGAAAGAGTTTCTCAAACAACTCTAGCTATACCTTTTTTTAATAATCTTTCCGATGAACAAGCTCTATATGTTGTTGAGACGATAAAAGAGTGTATTAATAATCATGCTGATTGA
- a CDS encoding amino acid ABC transporter permease yields the protein MTFRWDAIQEYMPFFISGAYYTIEYTVICIILATLLGLFLGLGRLSKNPFIQGFVKMYVSFFRGTPLLVQILLFHFAVLPAFFGGKSPGAFISGIVAVTLNYAAYSSEVFRAGIQSIDRGQWEAARSLGMTQSQMMRYVVLPQAFRRMLPPLGNEAIALLKDTSLLAVIAGGELTYNARAMAGSTLLVWEPYITLAVFYYILTFLLARVVAFLERRFGTA from the coding sequence TTGACCTTTCGTTGGGATGCTATCCAGGAGTACATGCCGTTTTTTATCAGCGGAGCGTACTATACGATTGAATATACGGTAATTTGTATCATTCTTGCGACCCTTCTGGGATTGTTTCTCGGGCTCGGGCGTTTGTCGAAGAATCCATTCATCCAAGGTTTTGTCAAAATGTACGTCTCATTTTTCCGTGGGACGCCTCTGCTCGTGCAGATCTTGTTGTTCCATTTTGCCGTGCTCCCCGCTTTCTTTGGGGGAAAATCTCCCGGGGCTTTCATCTCGGGGATCGTGGCGGTTACGTTGAACTATGCCGCTTACAGCTCTGAGGTGTTCCGCGCGGGAATCCAATCGATTGACCGCGGTCAATGGGAAGCAGCGCGTTCTCTCGGAATGACGCAAAGCCAAATGATGCGTTATGTCGTCTTGCCGCAAGCGTTCCGGCGCATGTTGCCGCCGCTTGGCAATGAAGCGATCGCTCTCTTGAAAGACACATCTTTGCTCGCTGTGATCGCAGGCGGGGAACTGACATATAACGCGCGGGCGATGGCCGGTTCGACGTTGCTCGTCTGGGAACCGTACATCACATTGGCGGTCTTTTACTACATTCTCACCTTCCTGCTGGCCCGGGTGGTCGCTTTCTTGGAAAGGAGGTTCGGCACGGCATGA
- the neuB gene encoding N-acetylneuraminate synthase, which yields MIRIGNKTIGEGQPVFIIAEAGVNHQGDLNIARRLVDIAVEAGADAVKFQTFKAEKIVTRTAEKAEYQKETTGTNESQFEMLKRLELGFDQHLVLKSYAEERGILFLSTPFDVQSVNWLEELNVPLYKISSGDLTNTVLLHRIAATKKPVILSTGMATIEEIQEALDVLREIDVCLLHCTTSYPTPFEDVNLRAMQTLRSTFQKITGYSDHTLGIEVPLAAVAMGAQIIEKHFTYDKKAEGPDHHASLSPEELKLMIQGIRRVEKALGTPKKELSPSEVKNRNLARKSVVTSRPIKKGTILTEDMLTVKRPGTGLPPKTFHQLIGKRVKEDLPADYLIDWKDVDDE from the coding sequence ATGATTCGCATCGGGAATAAAACCATTGGGGAAGGACAACCTGTTTTTATCATTGCGGAAGCAGGAGTCAATCATCAGGGAGACCTGAATATCGCCAGGCGCTTGGTAGACATCGCTGTTGAGGCAGGGGCTGACGCGGTCAAATTCCAAACTTTTAAAGCAGAAAAAATCGTTACAAGGACTGCCGAGAAAGCGGAATACCAGAAAGAGACTACGGGAACGAATGAGTCTCAATTTGAAATGTTAAAAAGGCTGGAACTTGGCTTTGATCAACATCTAGTACTCAAATCATACGCAGAAGAGCGCGGAATCTTGTTTCTCTCGACCCCCTTTGATGTACAAAGTGTCAATTGGCTAGAAGAATTGAATGTCCCATTGTATAAAATCAGTTCAGGCGATTTGACCAATACGGTTTTGTTGCACAGGATTGCTGCCACAAAAAAACCGGTTATTCTTTCGACGGGTATGGCTACGATCGAAGAAATTCAGGAAGCGTTAGACGTATTGCGAGAAATCGATGTATGCCTATTGCATTGTACAACCAGTTATCCCACCCCGTTTGAAGATGTCAATTTACGGGCGATGCAAACATTACGAAGTACCTTCCAAAAGATTACGGGATATTCCGATCATACGCTCGGAATCGAAGTTCCGTTAGCAGCTGTCGCCATGGGCGCTCAAATCATAGAAAAACACTTTACGTATGATAAGAAGGCAGAAGGTCCTGATCATCACGCATCTTTAAGTCCGGAAGAACTGAAATTGATGATTCAGGGGATACGTCGAGTGGAAAAGGCGTTGGGTACACCCAAGAAAGAGTTATCACCCTCTGAAGTGAAAAACAGGAATTTGGCAAGAAAAAGTGTTGTAACCAGCCGACCAATAAAAAAAGGAACGATTCTAACGGAGGATATGTTGACCGTGAAAAGACCGGGAACCGGATTGCCACCCAAAACGTTTCATCAATTAATAGGAAAAAGGGTTAAAGAAGATCTACCTGCTGATTACTTGATTGATTGGAAAGATGTGGATGACGAATGA
- a CDS encoding acetyltransferase: protein MKEVFVVGAGGHAKVSIDILQSSGYTVVGIVDDNPSMLGKTVSGVQVIGQSSILEELYRSGLKEAFIAIGNNQIRMKIAEKMERMGFSFVKAIHPRSIVASSVQVGDGSLVAAGAVLNPDSCIGKQVIVNTGATVDHDCMVEEGAHIAPGSHLAGQVFIGKRTHIGIGTSVIQGIHIGEDSIVGAGSVVVRSLPAKVKAYGVPARIVETLI, encoded by the coding sequence ATGAAGGAAGTTTTTGTGGTCGGAGCCGGAGGCCATGCAAAGGTTTCAATTGATATTCTGCAATCATCTGGGTATACAGTTGTGGGTATCGTTGATGATAATCCATCGATGCTTGGAAAGACAGTTTCAGGAGTTCAAGTTATTGGACAGAGTAGTATTTTAGAAGAACTGTATAGATCCGGCCTGAAGGAAGCGTTTATCGCAATAGGGAACAACCAAATTCGCATGAAAATAGCCGAAAAAATGGAGCGTATGGGTTTTTCATTTGTAAAAGCGATTCATCCGAGAAGCATCGTTGCTTCATCCGTTCAGGTCGGAGATGGTAGTCTCGTGGCAGCTGGAGCCGTGTTGAATCCTGATTCTTGTATAGGTAAACAAGTGATCGTGAATACGGGTGCTACAGTGGATCATGATTGCATGGTAGAAGAAGGAGCCCACATTGCACCGGGGTCTCACCTCGCAGGTCAAGTTTTTATTGGAAAGAGAACCCATATTGGTATTGGAACATCAGTGATTCAAGGGATTCACATTGGTGAGGATTCGATAGTTGGAGCAGGTTCTGTAGTTGTCCGCTCACTTCCTGCGAAAGTGAAAGCGTATGGTGTACCCGCACGCATAGTTGAAACTCTTATTTGA
- the hpf gene encoding ribosome hibernation-promoting factor, HPF/YfiA family, whose translation MNIQVRGDHLEITDALRDYAEKKIGRLDKYFDMPPETAVNVTLSVEKDIHTVEVTMIIGGLILRAEENSPDMYASIDLVTEKLEKQIEKYKTKLNRRFRQEGIRTLFQDTGTAPADTKEPEVVRVKRFAVKPMPVEEAIMQMDLLGHDFFVFSNAETDEVNVVYKRKDGQYGLIEPTFA comes from the coding sequence ATGAACATTCAAGTTCGCGGTGATCATCTGGAAATCACGGACGCTCTTCGAGACTACGCTGAGAAGAAGATCGGACGGTTGGATAAGTACTTTGACATGCCGCCGGAAACTGCAGTGAATGTTACACTTTCTGTGGAGAAGGACATACACACCGTCGAGGTTACGATGATTATCGGTGGACTCATCCTTCGCGCAGAAGAGAATTCTCCCGATATGTACGCTTCCATTGATCTCGTCACAGAGAAGCTTGAGAAACAAATCGAGAAATACAAAACGAAGCTGAATCGACGTTTTCGTCAAGAAGGCATTCGTACTTTGTTTCAAGATACAGGCACAGCGCCAGCCGACACGAAAGAACCTGAAGTGGTTCGCGTGAAACGTTTTGCCGTCAAGCCTATGCCTGTTGAAGAAGCGATCATGCAAATGGATTTGCTAGGACATGATTTCTTTGTCTTCTCCAATGCGGAGACGGATGAAGTGAACGTTGTCTATAAACGCAAAGATGGTCAGTACGGATTGATCGAACCAACCTTTGCGTAA
- a CDS encoding UDP-N-acetylglucosamine 4,6-dehydratase family protein yields MFKGKNILITGGTGSIGGEIVRQLLSMGPNVIRIFSRDEGKQFSMQQELTEYDNIRYLIGDIRDRERLSFALQDIDFVFHTAGLKHVPACEYNPFEAIKTNVLGTQNLIDCCLEHNVEKVIAISTDKAANPANTMGTTKLLMEKLVTAANLYRGKKRTVFSCVRFGNVLGSRGSVVPLFIQQALARKPLTVTDLEMTRFMMSISQAVRLVFRAAEASEGGEIFILKMPVLKIADLADAIRFMVAEERNETPVPIEVIGLRAGEKLYEELMTEDEAKRAYEFEDMFVIVPDSVENLTTWNKKGIPLTHRTRYSSLDEVLLTPAQVKDLIASEIGKQLDLLKEKS; encoded by the coding sequence ATGTTCAAAGGGAAAAATATATTGATCACGGGAGGAACCGGATCAATAGGTGGAGAAATTGTCCGCCAATTATTATCGATGGGCCCGAACGTGATTCGTATCTTTAGCCGTGATGAAGGAAAACAATTTTCTATGCAACAGGAATTAACAGAATACGATAACATTCGTTATCTGATCGGAGATATACGAGATCGAGAGCGGTTGAGTTTCGCGTTACAAGACATTGATTTTGTCTTTCATACTGCCGGGTTAAAACATGTTCCCGCTTGTGAATACAATCCCTTTGAGGCAATTAAAACGAACGTTTTGGGAACACAAAATCTGATTGACTGCTGTCTGGAACATAATGTGGAAAAAGTAATCGCCATTTCAACGGATAAGGCAGCTAATCCCGCGAATACGATGGGAACGACCAAACTGTTGATGGAAAAGTTAGTTACAGCAGCGAATTTGTATCGAGGCAAAAAACGAACGGTTTTTTCGTGTGTTCGATTTGGAAATGTGTTAGGCTCCAGGGGATCGGTCGTGCCTCTTTTTATCCAACAGGCATTGGCAAGAAAGCCTTTGACTGTGACCGATCTTGAAATGACTCGTTTCATGATGTCGATTTCACAAGCGGTGCGTTTGGTCTTTCGAGCGGCAGAAGCATCAGAAGGTGGAGAAATCTTTATCTTGAAGATGCCTGTCTTAAAAATCGCCGATCTTGCGGATGCGATTCGCTTCATGGTTGCAGAGGAAAGGAATGAAACCCCCGTTCCCATTGAAGTGATTGGACTGAGGGCAGGTGAAAAATTGTACGAAGAATTAATGACAGAAGATGAAGCAAAGCGTGCATACGAGTTTGAGGATATGTTTGTAATCGTTCCTGATTCCGTTGAGAATCTCACAACCTGGAATAAGAAGGGGATTCCACTGACTCATCGCACACGATATTCCTCTCTCGATGAGGTTTTGTTAACACCTGCTCAAGTGAAAGATTTAATAGCTTCAGAGATAGGGAAACAATTAGATTTGTTAAAGGAGAAGAGTTGA
- a CDS encoding basic amino acid ABC transporter substrate-binding protein — protein sequence MKTWKSLMLASTLAAGLTFVAAGCAPKSAAPGGDSAQSGNQKEYVVGTDASYAPFESVDSKTQQVVGFDIDVVKAIAEKEGMKVKFVNTPWDGIFAALNNGERDFLVSAITITDERKKTMDFSDKYFEATQMIVSKDGSVKTLNDLKGKKIGVQNGTTGDTIVTDFLGKDYKGIKRYDSMPLALEALKNGDVDVAVGDNGVVIDYVKNNKADNLHTAIDPKFPKEYYGLAVKKGNTELLNKLNDGIKKINEDGTYKKIYDKYFGQQ from the coding sequence TTGAAAACGTGGAAGTCTCTTATGCTAGCAAGTACATTAGCAGCAGGTCTTACTTTCGTCGCTGCAGGATGCGCTCCCAAGTCGGCGGCACCGGGGGGAGATTCCGCACAAAGTGGCAATCAGAAAGAATATGTTGTGGGTACGGATGCTTCCTACGCGCCTTTTGAGTCTGTGGACAGCAAGACACAACAGGTCGTCGGTTTTGACATTGATGTGGTCAAAGCGATCGCGGAAAAAGAAGGCATGAAGGTGAAGTTTGTGAATACCCCATGGGATGGGATTTTCGCGGCTTTGAACAATGGCGAGCGCGATTTCCTCGTATCCGCGATTACGATTACGGACGAACGTAAGAAGACGATGGACTTTTCCGATAAATATTTTGAAGCGACCCAAATGATTGTGTCCAAAGACGGAAGCGTGAAGACTTTGAACGATCTGAAAGGCAAGAAAATCGGCGTCCAAAACGGAACGACGGGCGATACGATCGTTACCGACTTCCTTGGCAAGGATTACAAAGGAATCAAGCGCTACGATTCGATGCCGCTCGCGCTGGAAGCGTTGAAAAATGGCGACGTGGATGTTGCTGTGGGCGATAACGGTGTGGTCATCGATTATGTGAAAAACAACAAAGCCGACAACCTCCATACCGCGATCGATCCGAAATTCCCGAAAGAGTACTATGGACTGGCTGTTAAGAAGGGCAATACAGAGCTTCTGAACAAGCTGAACGACGGTATTAAGAAGATCAACGAAGACGGCACTTACAAGAAAATCTACGACAAATACTTTGGCCAGCAATAA
- a CDS encoding cold shock domain-containing protein: MQGRVKWFNAEKGYGFIEQDNGNDVFVHYSAINAEGFRSLNEGDVVEFDIVEGTRGPQAANVTKL; the protein is encoded by the coding sequence ATGCAAGGAAGAGTCAAATGGTTCAATGCAGAAAAAGGGTATGGCTTTATCGAGCAGGATAATGGGAATGATGTATTCGTTCATTATTCCGCAATCAATGCCGAAGGATTCCGTAGTTTAAATGAAGGCGATGTGGTGGAATTTGACATCGTGGAAGGCACGCGTGGACCACAAGCTGCTAATGTTACAAAACTGTAG
- a CDS encoding motility associated factor glycosyltransferase family protein, which yields MIRLIQARTGQPTISIQAKGKTIYLHSRYDPIREAKELIKKWNVPQDRDLIIYGLGCGHHLRALKEGMDPQQQLIVLECCQEVLDTALRYGLITDLLEDSRFRLISIVSLQDFAENLSNCLQAVQEGTASFYVHGPSLKAIPEGMEQIRILLEEYHVQASSLTAQQKLLLSNVERVRPYLYDHPNVSVFSGCFDGVPAIIAAAGPSLSDVLPLLANVKDQAVIFCVGTALQALQQQNVHPDFVVVTEADARVIRQFEGIKSYPPLITFPTASPELTLTYPETVIWAFPDGIEELKSEAERLQFTTVSSGGSVTTAALSIAGLMGCNPIIFVGCDFAYVKGRTHASGTIYDGERVSFTSTCVRYTEAVGGGLIKTSVSWDIFRKWVERYISEHSSVQFYNASMGARISGTVEKNLNDLIHEGLLSKNFGISERINNILGSGDRGNAHDKNED from the coding sequence ATGATTCGACTCATCCAAGCACGTACGGGTCAGCCGACAATTTCGATCCAAGCAAAGGGAAAAACTATTTATTTACATAGTCGTTATGATCCTATTCGGGAAGCGAAAGAACTCATAAAAAAATGGAACGTCCCCCAAGATCGTGATTTGATTATTTACGGATTGGGATGTGGTCATCATCTTCGCGCACTAAAAGAAGGAATGGATCCGCAACAACAATTGATCGTTCTGGAGTGCTGTCAGGAGGTATTGGATACGGCTCTCAGATACGGACTCATTACGGATCTCTTGGAAGATTCCCGCTTTCGACTGATATCTATAGTCTCTCTTCAAGATTTTGCTGAAAACTTATCAAACTGTTTACAAGCGGTGCAGGAAGGAACGGCTTCCTTTTATGTCCATGGCCCGTCGTTGAAAGCCATTCCCGAAGGCATGGAACAGATCCGAATCTTGCTTGAAGAATATCATGTACAAGCCTCCTCACTGACTGCACAGCAAAAGCTGTTGCTAAGCAATGTAGAAAGGGTACGACCCTATTTGTACGATCATCCAAATGTTAGTGTATTTTCCGGTTGTTTTGATGGGGTTCCTGCAATTATCGCGGCAGCAGGCCCATCTCTGAGCGATGTTTTGCCCTTACTTGCAAACGTGAAGGATCAAGCGGTCATTTTTTGCGTGGGAACAGCACTTCAAGCCTTGCAACAACAGAACGTACACCCTGATTTTGTGGTAGTCACTGAGGCAGATGCTCGTGTCATTCGTCAATTTGAAGGTATCAAAAGTTATCCCCCTTTAATTACCTTTCCGACCGCTAGTCCGGAACTGACTCTTACGTATCCCGAAACTGTCATTTGGGCATTTCCCGATGGGATTGAGGAGTTGAAATCGGAAGCCGAAAGACTTCAGTTTACAACTGTTTCGAGCGGTGGTTCGGTGACCACAGCGGCACTTTCGATCGCTGGTTTGATGGGATGCAATCCAATCATATTCGTTGGTTGCGATTTTGCTTACGTAAAAGGAAGAACTCACGCTTCTGGGACGATCTACGATGGAGAACGTGTTTCATTTACTTCCACATGTGTAAGGTATACGGAAGCGGTTGGAGGAGGTTTGATAAAGACATCTGTCAGTTGGGATATATTTCGAAAATGGGTCGAACGGTACATTTCTGAACATTCTTCCGTTCAATTTTATAATGCATCGATGGGAGCTAGAATTTCAGGAACGGTAGAGAAGAATCTTAATGATTTGATTCATGAAGGTTTATTGTCAAAGAACTTTGGAATCTCAGAACGAATTAACAATATTTTAGGCTCAGGAGACCGAGGAAATGCTCATGACAAAAACGAGGATTAG
- a CDS encoding acylneuraminate cytidylyltransferase family protein codes for MSDQPAVLAIIPARGGSKGLPNKNILPLAGKPLIAYSIEAGLEAKSITRVLVTTDSPEIAKVAESFGAEVPFLRPAELAKDDTPTMPVLQHALEVLKKKEGFQPDLVVLLQPTSPLRTKEDIDGAVNVLYRLDADLVTSVCRVKHHPYWMLKVENERATPFFPNGFVSRRQELPNVFALNGAVYVYKKEQVTQPKPTDQIRQGVWIMDVDRSIDIDTWFDFKVAETWLNMHGR; via the coding sequence GTGTCGGATCAACCTGCTGTTCTCGCGATCATACCTGCAAGAGGGGGATCGAAAGGGCTTCCTAATAAGAACATTCTTCCTCTTGCAGGGAAACCGTTAATTGCTTACTCAATTGAGGCTGGATTGGAAGCGAAGTCGATCACGCGTGTCCTCGTGACGACAGATTCCCCTGAGATTGCGAAAGTGGCAGAGTCATTTGGAGCCGAAGTGCCGTTTCTGCGTCCTGCGGAGTTAGCGAAAGACGATACACCAACGATGCCTGTCCTTCAACATGCTTTAGAAGTATTAAAGAAGAAAGAAGGATTCCAACCAGATCTTGTGGTACTTTTGCAACCGACTTCCCCTCTCCGTACGAAGGAAGACATTGATGGGGCTGTTAACGTGTTATATCGTTTAGACGCGGATTTAGTAACATCCGTTTGTCGTGTCAAACATCATCCGTACTGGATGTTAAAAGTGGAAAACGAGCGGGCGACCCCTTTTTTTCCAAATGGTTTTGTCTCACGTAGACAAGAGCTTCCAAATGTTTTTGCCTTAAACGGAGCGGTTTATGTATATAAAAAAGAGCAAGTTACGCAGCCAAAACCGACTGATCAAATCCGGCAAGGAGTCTGGATCATGGATGTGGATCGTTCCATAGATATAGATACTTGGTTCGACTTCAAAGTAGCTGAGACTTGGCTCAACATGCATGGACGATAG
- the fliS gene encoding flagellar export chaperone FliS has product MKGIQAYQQSSVQTSPSKLLLMLFDGFIRFCKQGQLMMKENRLDQANHWIVKAQNILVELMTTLNRKVAPELCENLYALYDFMYRHLVEANIKKDPSMIDDVIKLGTELRDTFQQASIQVAKEKSNK; this is encoded by the coding sequence ATGAAAGGCATTCAAGCCTATCAACAGTCCTCGGTACAAACGAGCCCAAGTAAATTATTACTCATGCTGTTTGATGGTTTTATACGGTTTTGCAAACAGGGGCAACTGATGATGAAGGAGAACCGATTGGATCAGGCCAATCATTGGATCGTCAAAGCGCAGAACATCCTTGTAGAATTAATGACTACGTTGAATCGAAAAGTGGCCCCGGAACTCTGTGAGAATCTTTATGCTCTCTATGATTTCATGTACAGGCATTTGGTCGAGGCCAATATCAAAAAAGATCCATCGATGATTGATGACGTGATCAAATTGGGGACGGAATTGCGGGATACGTTTCAACAGGCAAGCATTCAGGTTGCAAAGGAAAAAAGCAATAAATAA
- the neuC gene encoding UDP-N-acetylglucosamine 2-epimerase has protein sequence MKRKIAVLTGTRAEFGLLRPIISAILQEPALELCLIVTGMHLLETHGLTVHEIEREGFPIQARVSMYSGIEQEAEYYNALSKGVQAIGDVLRAQEPDILLVLGDRLEPLAAVLAAVTLNIPVAHIHGGERINSGHIDESIRHAISKFAHLHFVATKESAERLKKMGEEDWRIYQVGAPGLDSILHREFIDRETICETLGIQSEEPILLCIQHPVILERERAGEQMEVILRALDRVKMQTVIVYPNNDPGSEQMVDVIERYRDRTWLHIFRNIHHDLYLSLLTHTQVFIGNSSSGIIEAPSFRLPFIHIGTRNLGREHAENVIFVDYDTDAIESAIRFALEDQEFHEKLKTCVNPYGDGQASKRIVQLLKKCSLDKKLLQKQMTY, from the coding sequence ATGAAAAGGAAAATAGCTGTTCTGACAGGCACAAGAGCGGAGTTTGGACTTCTTCGCCCAATTATAAGTGCCATTTTGCAAGAACCGGCATTGGAACTTTGTCTTATTGTTACAGGAATGCATCTACTTGAAACTCACGGGTTAACGGTTCATGAGATTGAAAGGGAAGGTTTTCCCATTCAAGCGAGAGTATCGATGTATTCGGGGATCGAGCAAGAAGCGGAGTATTATAATGCTTTGAGTAAGGGAGTTCAGGCAATTGGCGATGTGCTAAGGGCGCAGGAGCCGGACATTCTTTTGGTGCTTGGTGATCGATTAGAGCCATTAGCGGCCGTACTCGCAGCCGTAACTTTAAACATCCCTGTTGCCCATATTCACGGAGGAGAAAGAATCAACAGCGGCCATATTGATGAATCGATTCGACATGCGATTAGCAAATTTGCACACTTACATTTCGTGGCGACGAAAGAAAGCGCTGAGCGCTTGAAGAAAATGGGGGAAGAAGATTGGCGGATTTATCAAGTGGGTGCCCCTGGATTAGATTCGATATTACATCGAGAGTTTATAGATCGTGAGACAATCTGCGAAACATTGGGCATTCAGAGTGAGGAGCCGATCTTGCTTTGTATCCAACATCCGGTGATCTTGGAGAGGGAGCGAGCGGGAGAACAAATGGAAGTGATTTTGCGCGCTCTCGACAGGGTAAAAATGCAAACGGTGATTGTTTATCCCAATAATGATCCGGGAAGTGAACAAATGGTGGATGTGATTGAGCGATATAGAGATCGAACCTGGTTGCATATCTTTCGCAATATCCATCATGATCTTTATCTGTCTCTTCTTACGCATACGCAAGTCTTCATCGGCAATTCAAGTTCGGGTATCATTGAAGCCCCGTCTTTCCGCTTGCCATTTATACATATTGGTACGCGTAACCTCGGTAGAGAACACGCTGAAAATGTTATATTTGTTGATTACGATACCGATGCAATCGAGAGCGCAATCCGATTCGCACTTGAAGATCAAGAGTTTCATGAAAAACTTAAAACGTGTGTGAATCCATACGGAGATGGACAAGCATCAAAAAGAATTGTTCAATTATTAAAGAAATGCTCACTGGATAAGAAACTTTTACAAAAACAAATGACGTACTAA
- a CDS encoding amino acid ABC transporter ATP-binding protein — MIRVTNLHKSFGSLEVLKGIDCHIHPKEVVCVIGPSGSGKSTFLRCLNRLEEITKGEVIVNGHNITDPKTDINTVRREVGMVFQRFNLFPHKTVLENITLAPIKVLKMQPAEAETRARELLAKVGLSDKANAYPDQLSGGQQQRVAIARALAMKPTVMLFDEPTSALDPEMVGEVLEVMKSLAREGMTMVVVTHEMGFAREVSDRVIFMDQGIIQEEGKPQDLFSNPQNERTKSFLSKIL; from the coding sequence ATGATCCGGGTAACTAATTTACACAAATCGTTCGGCTCGCTCGAAGTGTTGAAGGGGATCGATTGCCATATCCACCCCAAGGAAGTGGTTTGCGTCATCGGTCCTTCCGGTTCGGGGAAATCGACATTTTTGCGTTGCTTAAATCGCCTGGAAGAGATCACAAAAGGCGAAGTGATCGTTAACGGGCACAATATCACTGACCCGAAGACGGATATCAATACGGTCAGACGCGAAGTGGGCATGGTGTTCCAACGCTTCAATCTCTTTCCGCATAAGACGGTTCTTGAAAACATCACACTGGCACCGATCAAGGTTCTGAAAATGCAACCGGCGGAAGCGGAGACACGTGCCCGGGAACTGCTCGCCAAAGTGGGGCTTTCCGACAAAGCGAACGCGTACCCGGATCAATTGTCGGGTGGCCAGCAACAGCGCGTGGCGATCGCCAGGGCGTTGGCGATGAAACCGACGGTCATGCTCTTTGACGAACCTACCTCGGCGCTCGACCCGGAGATGGTCGGCGAAGTGCTCGAAGTGATGAAATCATTGGCGCGCGAAGGCATGACGATGGTCGTGGTGACGCATGAGATGGGATTCGCGCGGGAAGTCAGCGACCGGGTGATTTTCATGGATCAGGGTATCATTCAGGAAGAAGGAAAACCGCAGGATCTCTTTTCCAATCCGCAAAATGAAAGGACGAAGTCGTTCCTTTCAAAAATTCTGTAA